In Paenibacillus sonchi, a single genomic region encodes these proteins:
- a CDS encoding FAD-dependent oxidoreductase, with protein MKKIVILGGGYGGVLTAKKLAKKYKNNKDVEIKLIDRNPYHTLLTELHEVSANRAPEDSIKVDLKKIFAGLKVDVVLDEISNIDFKNKKLKSDKATYAYDYLVIGTGSKPTFFGIPGAEENTFSFWSYDDAVALKRQIRDMYTQAAREKNPAVRRAMLTFVIIGAGFTGVELVGEMAEQRDELCREFFIDPSEVRLIVADMAPKILPILPDKLIQKAEARLRKLKVEIVTGAKITEVGEGSVALGEKNVVDAKTIVWTAGVEGSEIVGGLEVQQQGRKRIVTNEHLESVDHKNVYVVGDNIFFIPEGETRPVPQMVENAEQAAPLVAGNIAADISGTAKKAYKPGFHGTMVSIGSRYGVANVGLPGKLFMLTGFMAMLSKHFINMFYLSQVVGFNKVWTYMMHEFFHVENRKSFVGGYFSKRSPNFWLVPLRMLLGGMWLYEGIDKLRKIWVDPDKIFLIPAAPFATDAASSASVAVDAVKTTVDAQSAASAVSTAKEAVSALPVPGFVYDITNWFMDLMFYNNDGSYTFLAKWFQIGMVCAEIVFGVMLIVGLFTAISSLATIAMAVMIWSTKMAATEMLWYVGAAIACIGGSGSVFGLDYYVLPWLKKQWKRIPLVRRWYLYTD; from the coding sequence GTGAAAAAAATAGTCATTTTGGGCGGCGGCTACGGCGGCGTACTCACGGCTAAGAAACTGGCAAAGAAGTATAAGAACAACAAAGATGTAGAAATCAAGCTGATCGACCGAAATCCTTATCACACTCTCTTGACTGAGCTGCATGAGGTATCTGCGAATCGTGCGCCTGAGGATTCAATCAAAGTTGATTTGAAGAAAATTTTCGCCGGTCTGAAAGTGGATGTTGTTCTAGATGAGATCAGCAATATTGATTTCAAAAACAAGAAGCTGAAATCCGACAAGGCAACCTATGCTTATGATTACCTGGTAATCGGCACAGGAAGCAAACCAACATTCTTCGGAATTCCCGGAGCAGAAGAAAACACCTTCTCGTTCTGGTCCTACGATGACGCGGTTGCGCTCAAACGTCAAATCCGCGATATGTACACCCAAGCCGCCAGAGAAAAGAACCCTGCTGTCCGCCGCGCGATGCTGACCTTCGTCATCATCGGTGCCGGTTTCACAGGTGTCGAGCTGGTTGGGGAAATGGCCGAGCAACGCGATGAGCTGTGCAGAGAATTCTTCATTGATCCATCTGAAGTGCGGCTGATCGTTGCCGATATGGCTCCGAAGATTCTGCCTATTCTGCCGGATAAGCTGATTCAGAAGGCTGAAGCCCGCCTGCGCAAGCTGAAGGTCGAAATCGTGACCGGTGCCAAAATCACCGAAGTAGGCGAAGGCAGTGTCGCACTTGGCGAGAAGAATGTCGTTGACGCCAAAACCATTGTCTGGACTGCCGGTGTGGAAGGCTCCGAAATCGTCGGCGGCCTTGAAGTACAACAGCAGGGACGCAAACGCATCGTTACCAATGAACATCTGGAAAGTGTTGACCATAAGAACGTCTACGTTGTAGGGGACAACATCTTCTTTATTCCTGAAGGCGAAACCCGTCCGGTTCCGCAGATGGTTGAAAATGCGGAACAGGCTGCTCCACTCGTTGCCGGCAACATCGCCGCCGACATCAGCGGTACTGCCAAAAAAGCGTACAAACCAGGATTCCACGGGACCATGGTTTCCATCGGAAGCCGCTATGGTGTGGCTAACGTAGGTCTTCCAGGCAAGCTCTTTATGCTTACCGGCTTCATGGCTATGCTGTCCAAGCATTTTATCAATATGTTCTACCTATCGCAAGTGGTAGGTTTTAACAAAGTATGGACTTATATGATGCACGAGTTCTTCCATGTGGAGAACCGCAAGAGTTTTGTCGGCGGCTACTTCTCCAAGCGTTCGCCGAACTTCTGGCTCGTTCCGCTCCGGATGCTGCTCGGAGGCATGTGGTTATATGAAGGAATCGATAAACTCAGAAAGATCTGGGTTGATCCGGACAAGATCTTCCTGATTCCTGCTGCCCCCTTCGCTACGGATGCCGCTTCATCAGCAAGTGTGGCCGTAGATGCTGTAAAAACAACAGTAGATGCACAGTCCGCGGCTTCCGCAGTTTCCACTGCCAAAGAAGCTGTGTCGGCTCTTCCAGTACCAGGCTTTGTATATGACATTACGAACTGGTTCATGGATCTGATGTTTTACAACAATGACGGAAGTTACACCTTCCTGGCAAAATGGTTCCAAATCGGCATGGTTTGTGCCGAAATCGTCTTTGGGGTTATGCTTATCGTAGGTCTCTTCACTGCCATTTCTTCACTTGCCACGATTGCCATGGCAGTCATGATATGGTCTACCAAGATGGCAGCGACAGAAATGCTCTGGTACGTTGGAGCAGCTATCGCGTGCATCGGCGGATCGGGCAGCGTCTTCGGTCTGGACTACTATGTCCTGCCTTGGCTCAAGAAGCAATGGAAACGGATCCCGCTTGTGCGGCGCTGGTATCTATATACCGACTGA
- a CDS encoding CsbD family protein, whose translation MDSNVIKGKWMQLKGEAKKQWGQLTDDDLDVIDGEKDKLIGKLQERYGHTKDDAEAEYRNWEQSIRH comes from the coding sequence ATGGACAGCAATGTTATCAAAGGAAAATGGATGCAGCTTAAGGGCGAAGCCAAGAAGCAGTGGGGACAGCTGACAGATGATGATCTGGATGTCATTGACGGCGAGAAGGATAAACTGATCGGCAAGCTTCAGGAGCGTTACGGCCATACCAAAGATGATGCGGAAGCGGAATACCGTAATTGGGAACAGTCCATCCGCCATTAA
- a CDS encoding sensor histidine kinase: MEYLKIFSINTALLITVAYMANLIYKHMITNAPEPVKQVSWVVLSIFAGWITIFFGYRLDEHVIFDLRFLPLIISTIAFPQPFSLIIIGVGIGLSRLVFGMNEAAVAGVLNLSILGFVCAGLSFWVRRTPATIMVKGLIVIMAVNLMNAVNITVFGVIPDQEYITKILPVTLPAGLVLSMLFAVIIRDFQLDLQRTVQVVRANELLSAQAEELHKNKIVLEERAKQLMMASQFKSEFLANMSHELRTPLNSIINLSQIIEDNDEGLSREEITEYGAIIHRSGGDLLSLINDILDLSKVEAGKLDVVHEELNVSEIPEMLALQFTVAAKQKGLDFNITLSEDVPHVIHSDPQRVQQILRNLLSNALKFTVDGFVSLNIRVVEKPEGPAQRRWVVFDVQDSGIGIAADKHTVIFEAFQQADSSISQKYGGTGLGLSISSDLAKLLGGYITLSSKEGQGSLFSLYLPL, from the coding sequence ATGGAATACCTGAAGATTTTTAGTATAAATACAGCTCTGCTTATTACTGTCGCTTACATGGCGAATTTAATATACAAACATATGATTACGAATGCCCCAGAGCCTGTCAAACAGGTAAGCTGGGTTGTTCTATCCATTTTTGCCGGCTGGATTACTATATTTTTTGGATACAGGCTGGACGAGCATGTGATCTTCGATTTGAGATTTCTGCCGCTGATTATTTCCACCATCGCATTTCCCCAACCCTTTAGTCTCATCATCATCGGAGTCGGCATAGGTCTGAGCCGTCTGGTCTTCGGAATGAATGAGGCGGCGGTGGCAGGCGTGCTGAATTTATCGATTCTGGGATTCGTCTGTGCCGGGCTCAGCTTCTGGGTGCGCCGCACGCCGGCAACGATCATGGTCAAGGGCCTCATTGTAATTATGGCTGTGAATCTGATGAATGCGGTGAATATCACTGTTTTTGGAGTCATTCCCGACCAGGAGTACATAACGAAGATCTTGCCTGTAACGCTGCCTGCGGGGCTTGTGCTCAGCATGCTGTTTGCCGTGATTATCCGTGACTTTCAGCTTGATCTGCAGCGCACTGTCCAGGTGGTAAGGGCGAATGAGCTGCTGTCTGCACAAGCCGAGGAGCTGCATAAGAATAAGATTGTGCTGGAGGAGCGGGCGAAGCAGCTGATGATGGCCTCCCAGTTCAAATCGGAGTTTCTGGCCAATATGTCGCATGAGCTTAGAACTCCGCTGAACAGCATTATCAATTTGTCACAGATTATTGAAGACAATGATGAGGGGCTCAGCAGGGAGGAAATCACTGAATATGGTGCAATTATCCACCGATCGGGCGGTGATCTGCTATCGCTTATTAATGATATTCTTGATCTGTCCAAGGTAGAAGCGGGCAAGCTGGATGTTGTTCACGAGGAACTCAATGTCAGTGAGATTCCGGAAATGCTGGCGCTTCAGTTCACGGTGGCAGCCAAACAGAAAGGGCTGGATTTCAACATTACGCTGAGTGAGGATGTGCCGCATGTCATTCACTCCGATCCCCAGCGGGTGCAGCAGATTCTCCGCAATCTGCTCTCCAATGCCTTGAAGTTTACTGTGGACGGTTTTGTATCGCTGAATATCCGGGTGGTGGAAAAGCCGGAGGGACCGGCGCAGAGGCGCTGGGTGGTCTTTGATGTGCAGGACAGTGGTATTGGCATTGCTGCCGACAAGCATACGGTAATCTTTGAGGCTTTTCAGCAGGCGGACAGCAGCATCAGCCAGAAATATGGAGGAACGGGACTCGGGCTGTCCATCAGTAGTGATCTGGCCAAGCTCCTGGGCGGTTACATTACACTGTCCAGCAAGGAGGGGCAGGGGAGCCTGTTTTCCCTGTATTTGCCATTGTAA
- a CDS encoding oxidoreductase, translating into MTRIAVVLGATGLVGSALTEDLLNGEWAEVRVLVRRPMKLRHPGLKQVIIDWERLAEYKEQFAGASAVFCCLGTTIKKAGSQENFERVDLEYPLAAAALAKTYGVKQFLAVSSMGANIRSRAFYSRTKGKLENGLGAIGFQGLHLFRPSLLLGDREESRPGERVAAIVMKALDFAMVGKAAKYRAVPAAKVARAMMNIAQADTGGVHIYTNEVIHVIGKS; encoded by the coding sequence ATGACAAGAATTGCGGTGGTACTGGGGGCCACGGGTCTTGTAGGCAGTGCGCTTACGGAGGATCTGCTGAATGGGGAGTGGGCGGAGGTGCGCGTGCTGGTGCGCCGCCCGATGAAGCTCCGGCATCCCGGGCTGAAGCAGGTGATCATCGATTGGGAGCGGCTGGCGGAATATAAGGAACAGTTTGCCGGGGCTTCTGCCGTCTTCTGCTGCTTGGGCACAACCATCAAAAAAGCCGGCTCGCAGGAAAATTTCGAGCGTGTGGATCTGGAATATCCGCTTGCTGCCGCCGCACTCGCCAAAACATACGGGGTGAAGCAGTTTTTGGCGGTGTCGTCGATGGGGGCAAACATCAGGTCGCGGGCTTTTTATTCCCGTACCAAAGGTAAATTAGAGAACGGGCTCGGTGCCATCGGTTTTCAGGGATTACATCTGTTCCGCCCCTCGCTGCTGCTCGGAGATCGTGAGGAATCCCGCCCCGGCGAACGGGTGGCTGCCATAGTTATGAAGGCGCTGGACTTTGCGATGGTCGGCAAGGCAGCCAAGTACCGGGCGGTTCCGGCTGCCAAGGTTGCCAGGGCGATGATGAATATCGCTCAGGCAGATACCGGGGGCGTGCATATCTACACCAATGAAGTGATTCATGTGATTGGAAAAAGTTGA
- a CDS encoding RidA family protein, whose translation MSKKQVATEKAPGAIGPYSQAVIAGNWVYTSGQLGLNPETGTLAEGVVEQARQSLSNVKAILEEAGASLEHVVKTTVYLKDMNDFAAVNEVYSSFFTEPYPARSAVEVARLPKDGLVEIEAVARKK comes from the coding sequence ATGAGTAAAAAACAGGTAGCAACTGAAAAGGCCCCTGGCGCCATCGGCCCATACAGCCAGGCGGTCATTGCCGGGAACTGGGTATACACTTCAGGCCAGCTGGGGCTGAACCCGGAAACGGGAACCTTGGCAGAAGGTGTAGTGGAGCAGGCCCGTCAATCGCTGAGCAATGTTAAGGCGATTCTCGAAGAAGCTGGCGCATCCCTCGAACATGTTGTGAAGACAACGGTATACCTTAAGGATATGAATGATTTTGCAGCAGTCAACGAGGTGTACAGCAGCTTCTTCACTGAGCCCTACCCGGCCCGCAGTGCTGTTGAGGTAGCGCGTCTGCCGAAGGACGGGCTTGTGGAGATTGAAGCGGTAGCCCGCAAGAAATAA